In Paenarthrobacter sp. GOM3, a single window of DNA contains:
- a CDS encoding type II toxin-antitoxin system antitoxin SocA domain-containing protein, which yields MTFAEMHHSAEDSPLDQKTTSVMLAILDAASKDKLLITATKLVKLLYLLDLKQIASGSQPATAIEWRWRHYGPYSDAIYFAEQKLCREGYIHSEDRQWSSSRGRVLTLVGGAKYVSPEPDIIARIDEVIREFGTLTPTQIKEHTYKTAPMLAAQRAGEREVLLDMRLARPKLNVSRVAARYAARRAATNKEAYNDAEAQSELLRVVSATAGTRHRANKLLDA from the coding sequence ATGACGTTCGCCGAAATGCATCACTCTGCCGAGGATTCACCTCTGGACCAAAAGACGACTTCGGTAATGCTGGCGATACTGGACGCCGCTTCCAAAGACAAACTCCTGATTACAGCCACAAAGCTCGTTAAGCTGCTCTACCTCCTTGATCTCAAGCAGATCGCTTCCGGAAGCCAGCCCGCCACTGCAATCGAGTGGCGTTGGCGGCACTACGGACCTTATTCCGATGCGATCTACTTCGCGGAGCAGAAGCTGTGCCGCGAAGGCTACATCCATTCTGAGGATCGTCAGTGGTCTAGCAGCAGGGGACGAGTATTAACTCTGGTTGGTGGGGCAAAGTATGTCAGCCCTGAACCGGACATCATCGCCCGTATCGATGAAGTGATCAGGGAGTTCGGCACGCTAACGCCCACGCAAATTAAAGAACATACGTACAAAACAGCGCCGATGCTGGCAGCACAGAGAGCAGGAGAGCGAGAAGTGCTTCTTGATATGAGGCTTGCGCGACCCAAGCTCAACGTTTCAAGGGTTGCGGCTAGGTATGCTGCCCGACGTGCCGCAACAAACAAAGAGGCATATAACGATGCCGAAGCTCAATCCGAGCTTCTCCGAGTGGTTTCCGCTACTGCCGGGACTCGCCACCGTGCGAACAAGCTGCTCGACGCATGA
- a CDS encoding type II toxin-antitoxin system PemK/MazF family toxin codes for MSRQIEAGGVYLVPDHSVKLPPEEDRETHPQRTVLVVSHDKINQSGDWAVIMVAPISGSTRFRTQYCVKLSAGEGNVTKKCWVRTSAVQPLAKSELGDYMGKVSEERLQDVMQELLSILPLAVEDDDIVEWSDEQEASTGIPLAPVAPLPSTVFVGSA; via the coding sequence ATGAGCAGGCAGATTGAGGCTGGTGGCGTCTACTTGGTCCCAGACCACAGCGTGAAGCTGCCACCGGAAGAAGATCGCGAGACTCATCCCCAACGCACTGTGTTGGTTGTTTCCCACGACAAGATCAACCAGAGCGGGGACTGGGCAGTCATTATGGTCGCTCCTATCTCTGGCTCAACCCGCTTTCGGACCCAGTACTGCGTAAAGCTCAGCGCGGGTGAGGGCAACGTGACCAAGAAGTGCTGGGTACGAACCAGCGCCGTTCAGCCCCTCGCAAAGTCAGAACTCGGAGACTACATGGGCAAAGTCTCCGAGGAGAGGCTGCAAGATGTCATGCAGGAACTGCTTTCGATCTTGCCGCTTGCAGTCGAAGACGACGACATTGTGGAATGGTCCGATGAGCAGGAAGCGTCCACGGGAATCCCACTAGCTCCAGTCGCGCCTCTTCCCAGCACGGTATTCGTGGGGAGCGCATAA